gacataagacagtaacattacttatatataatactcctttattcaatcatcaaaatgtcaattacaatttatgtaTTACAAGTTTCTATGCCTATCTAATCacaaaaactaatatcgtcctttagcctaatgctcctagcatgctgaaagtgcttaaccctactcaatcccttcgtaaggggatctggtGGGTTATCCtctaatgataccctctttactacgaggagtccatcttctacccgatgtctaatcaAATGATGTTTCCTGTCAATATGCTTGGATTtgtcatgatcccttggttccttggttaaggcaaccaaaCCTtcgttatcgcagaaaatctccacaggctcctttatggctgacaCAATTCCGTGGTCTCCGATGaggttcttcaaccatattgcctcctttgacgctttgctCGCTGCTGTGTATTCTGATTCGTACCTTGAAtaagctacagtctcctgcttggaacttttctttAACACCTGTGTttttgggcttgtcattaatgttgatataatagtctaggttaacctttgtaacccgttttgaaataatagaagtgtattatttgagtattatgtgttttgtgcttaattgtgtgtcttaatttaattaagaatgaaaataagcgtcaaaatgaaatgttagataaagccgatatctatgaataatgttgtagtagttgaaacgaggtttccgaatatataaataatgccgaaatccgaattataacgaagaagttatgacctgtcgaagtttcgcgacagaaccggcacgacgttgaatgacgtaaaatacgaaATTAAGATAGCGCGTATTTAGCcctagtaatctaaacaaaagtcgtagagttcgttaaaccaagagcatgcatgaaaagaatgcccaaatctgacttcgtaccaggaagttatgatttttttgaagtttcgacttagcagtatctagcccgaatcctcgatttgagatcgagtgatttttagccgaaacaatctaaacgagaatcgaaaatctcattaatagtagtgaaacgataaaaagataggcgacaacggacgtcagatgaagaagttatgaatttataacggagttttcctgtcctggcctactaaaaataatataaaagtaatatatttataatatactacaaataaaatcaaaattagtcaatggagtctaaacgagagtcgtagagcatattctcacctacgcgtctataaaaagaacgtcgaaaacggagttcgtatgcgaaagttatgagttTTTGAAGTACGGAGCGTGAAACCCCAAAATTGTcagccaccacgacgtggcaggaGCTCTGGAGTCTATCAGACCCACTTGCAATGACACATGCAGTGACGAAccagccaccacgacgtggtaaaccGTACCACGACATGGCAAAGacaaattttgccctataaatagatttgaagggccagccgagtttggttgctcaaatTCTATCCTCTCactcatattacctcgatttacgtgcaaagaattacccccgaagccccggtatcatcccgagacccgaagcaagtcctgaatcTTGAAGATCCcgcgaagaaaagagtttccgagccgaagctctgtccgtaAGAATCCCAGTGAGTGAAGTGAacccagtttcaccgaagaatactactcttagcgccgtagtgctgtccgatcatcttatgatcaagtgagtgtgtagttaccttcttctaacgcataattatgaagtattttatacaaaatacgtgttatgtgtatattttgttgttatatatgtgaatgtatattcactttcttctatctcgtagatatgatttattctctatgaaatacatgctatttgtatgtgtctcatctgttgattggaatatgtatttaatgagaatgctatacaggttttaaactatgtataaaaatatatatttttatctactaatacgttgggtagaacatgggtagatagttgatgtgtgataaacagatgagaggtctcgatgttgttgttgttgatctagttattcagcggagtatggataacgaccatagactctttctagacagtcctgtggaacgctagcataaaataaaatatttttgtagttttctcttatgtaaagtaaaaaaaaaagtaaaatcttTTTGGGGTTTTTCTTTTATGGAAAAGTAAaggaaaaatacaataaattataaataaattattttttggaGTTTTCTTAAAATAAGTGAGAAAGAAAAAAATTTAAATGCCTAGAGAATCTGGATTAAGCATGCCAAGTCGTCCTAGAAAATGTAAGAACTTGGATTCATCCAGAGCTTTCGTGAACACATCTGCAGTCTCTTCTTCTGTAGGAACACAATGAAGCTCAATATGACCTTTTTGAATATCATCTTTAAGGAAGTGATACctgatatcaatgtgcttggtcaTTGAGTGGTTGACTGGATTGTGAGAGATTGCAATTGCACTCTTAGAGTCACAATAGATTGGGATCTGTTGCATTCTGAATCCATAATCTCTCAGTTGTGTTTGCATTCAGAGCACTTGAGAACAACAGCTAGaagcagcaacatattcagcttcagcagtaGAGGTTGAAACACAGGTTTGCTTCTTTGAGGTCCAGCTGACCAATCTGCCTCCTAAGAATTGACAGCTACCAGTGGTGCTCTTTCTGTCGAACTTGCATCCTCCATAATCTGATTCAATAAAGGTTTGAAGATAGAAGTTGCCTTTAGCAGGATAGAATAGACCCATAAAAGCAGTTCGTTTCAGATATTTGAAAATTCTTTTGACTTCTATGAGGTGTGATTCCTTTGGATTGGCTTGAAAGTGTGCACACAAACATGTTGAAAACATGATGTTTGGTCGACTAGCTGTACGGTAGAGTAATGAGCCAATCATTCCTCTGTAGTGCTTTTGTTCTATAGATTTTCCATCAAGGTCTGAATCAAGCTTGTAGAAAGTAGACATTGGTGTCTTTGCAGTTGATGCATTCTCCATGGCGTATCTCTTCAACAGATTTTTGATGTACTTCTCTTGACCAATGAAGATTCCCTTAGGAGATTGACGAACTTGTAGACCTAGAAAGTAGTTGAGCACACCCATTATACTCATTCTAAAATTTCATTTCATCAACTCAGCAAACTCATCACTAAGGTCCTTGCTGGTTGAACCGAATATGATGTCGTCGACGTAGATTTGTATGAAGATCAGATGGTTGTTGTGGATTTTCCTAAATAGAGTGGGATCAATTGAACCTCTTTGAAACTTGGAATCTTCTAAGAACTTGGTGAATGttccataccatgctcttggggcttgcttcaatccatagacagccttttgaagcttgtagcaATGGTTCGGGAACTTTGGATCTTCGAATCCGGGAGGTTGTTGAACATAGACATCCCTATCAATTTCTCTGTTCAAGAATGTGCAGtgcacatccatttggtagaccttaaAATTCGTGTGTGCAGCAAATGCCAAGAAAATCCTAATTGTTTCTATTCTTGCAACAGGTgtaaatgtttcatcatagtctaTGCCTTCTTGTTGCGAGTAGCCTTTGACAACCAGTCTGGCTTTGTTCCTAATGATGATTCCATCTTCATCACTTTTGTTCCTGTATACCCATCTTGAACCAAAAACTGATACTCCTTCTGGTGATGGCACTAAGTCCCACACGTTGTTGTGTTCTAATTCAGCTAACTCTTATTGCATTGCATTTACCCAATCTGCATCTTGTAGAGCCTCTTTGATTCCTTTAGGCTCTATCATGGATAGAAAGCTTGCATATAGACATTCATTCTTGGTTGTTGAACGAGTTACTACTCTAGGATCTAGATCACCTATGATTTGATTGACTGGATGATCCTTTGTCTATTTTGTGAGGTGAGCTTCCCTTTGGATTTGAGGAGTGCAAACAACCTCATACTGTTCACTTGGACGAGGagggttgtcacaccccaaaaccggaacggcagaaatgttctggggtggatgacgtcatgtcaagtatcacaacacatgcattatagtaaatcaagtacaacaaaacattgcattaatagtaatagttttacatggttacattacaatacatcaaagtaatacagacaaATGTAATAAGTACAGCgaggtactaagctatcttcatcaacagctcctgggatgtacctgtctaatttctgacttgagaatacaagttatttgaaaagcgagtatcagcatttttacaaatgctggtgagttcataagtattagagttctttccagaaaatcctatattttctttaataaagcagccttctaccaagactggtcagtgttatgtggtaaaaagtcattttccctaattgctatcattatcaaaatactgaatttgattattgaggaaagcaaacgacatcagggaataacatatgcctcagcagtgaggactgctgactaaggcaaggaatcatagactccaggatactatcgaacgaacgacatgcctggttcagtctaacaaatggaggcacagaccccagaaggtaccaaatgaaaggtacagctggtaaggtctgaaacagtgaatacagaccgcagacagtatcaaatgaaaga
The genomic region above belongs to Lactuca sativa cultivar Salinas chromosome 4, Lsat_Salinas_v11, whole genome shotgun sequence and contains:
- the LOC128133360 gene encoding uncharacterized mitochondrial protein AtMg00810-like, with amino-acid sequence MGVLNYFLGLQVRQSPKGIFIGQEKYIKNLLKRYAMENASTAKTPMSTFYKLDSDLDGKSIEQKHYRGMIGSLLYRTASRPNIMFSTCLCAHFQANPKESHLIEVKRIFKYLKRTAFMGLFYPAKGNFYLQTFIESDYGGCKFDRKSTTGSCQFLGGRLVSWTSKKQTCVSTSTAEAEYVAASSCCSQVL